In Flavobacterium okayamense, a single window of DNA contains:
- a CDS encoding M28 family peptidase: MKKITLFVLFLSCNLFSQSFIQSYADVANQTSQANITAHLTEFENLGVKRRGTQPLEDTYNWLRNEYLSYGYVAGQLQEDTYLNAGFTCKNLIVTKVGSVYPNSYVIICGHYDTIVGTGTNDNGSGTVSILEVARLLQNIDTEYSIKFIHFSGEEDGLVGSNHYVNNVVNATTPKMDIKLVFNLDEVGGIAGVTNNTITCERDTGSPTSNNAASNTITNELITCVGLYSPLNTSLSYAYASDYMPFEDNNEVITGFYETNESSHPHSSTDLLVNMDPVYNYNVAKAAVGAMLHFAIATTSLSNSSFDNDFNISFFPNPTQDYLSINFGEFTGKNTKVSIYDINGKQVEFKHYSSPKIIEVLDFCQFEKGIYLVQMESDGKEISRKIVKN; this comes from the coding sequence ATGAAGAAAATTACTCTTTTCGTATTATTTTTAAGTTGTAACTTATTTTCACAGAGTTTTATTCAATCGTATGCTGATGTTGCAAATCAAACTTCTCAAGCAAATATTACAGCGCATTTAACGGAATTTGAAAACCTTGGAGTAAAAAGGAGAGGTACTCAACCATTGGAAGATACATACAACTGGTTAAGAAATGAGTATTTAAGTTACGGATATGTAGCAGGTCAATTACAAGAAGATACTTATTTAAATGCTGGTTTTACATGTAAAAATTTAATTGTTACAAAAGTAGGTTCAGTTTATCCAAACTCTTATGTTATTATTTGTGGTCATTATGATACAATTGTTGGAACAGGAACTAACGACAACGGTAGTGGAACAGTTTCAATACTTGAAGTAGCACGATTATTACAAAATATTGATACAGAATATTCTATAAAATTCATTCACTTCAGTGGTGAAGAAGATGGCTTAGTTGGAAGTAATCATTATGTGAATAATGTTGTAAATGCTACAACTCCTAAAATGGATATAAAGCTAGTTTTTAATTTGGATGAAGTAGGAGGAATAGCTGGAGTTACCAACAATACTATTACTTGTGAGAGAGATACAGGTTCTCCAACTTCAAATAATGCAGCTTCAAATACGATTACTAATGAATTAATTACTTGTGTTGGTTTGTATTCGCCTTTGAATACAAGTTTATCATATGCGTATGCTTCTGATTACATGCCTTTTGAAGACAATAATGAAGTAATTACAGGATTTTATGAAACTAACGAATCTTCTCATCCGCACTCATCGACGGATTTATTAGTAAATATGGATCCAGTCTACAATTATAATGTAGCAAAAGCTGCCGTAGGAGCAATGTTACATTTTGCAATTGCAACTACAAGTTTATCTAATTCAAGTTTTGACAATGATTTTAATATTAGTTTTTTTCCTAATCCAACTCAAGATTATTTAAGTATTAATTTTGGGGAGTTTACTGGAAAAAACACTAAAGTTTCGATTTATGATATTAATGGTAAACAAGTTGAATTCAAACATTATTCGTCGCCTAAAATAATTGAAGTTTTAGATTTTTGCCAATTTGAAAAAGGTATTTATTTGGTTCAAATGGAATCTGATGGTAAAGAAATTTCAAGAAAAATTGTAAAAAATTAA
- a CDS encoding thiamine diphosphokinase — protein MSSHHIVRDDQEPALIIANGASCSQELMGQLLEWSPFVVVLDSAIERVLELDIKVDVILGDFDRDFNPEVYLEKQFPLEIVYTPDQNKTDLEKALDFLIERGHKAVNIIWATGKRADHTITNITNIVRFRNDLKIVILDDHSKIFLLPNRFEKWYPKDTKISLIPIGNVSGVHSQNLFYPLQDDNLTLGYRTSSSNHVAEDGIVVIKHQEGDLLLMECWD, from the coding sequence ATGTCTTCTCATCATATCGTCCGTGACGACCAAGAACCAGCTTTAATCATAGCAAACGGCGCATCATGTAGCCAAGAATTAATGGGACAATTACTAGAATGGTCTCCATTTGTGGTTGTCTTAGATTCCGCAATTGAACGGGTTTTAGAATTGGATATTAAGGTGGATGTTATTTTAGGTGATTTTGATAGAGATTTCAATCCTGAGGTATATTTAGAAAAACAATTTCCACTTGAAATTGTTTATACTCCAGATCAAAACAAAACCGATTTAGAAAAAGCATTAGATTTTCTAATTGAAAGAGGCCATAAAGCCGTAAATATTATTTGGGCAACAGGTAAAAGAGCCGACCACACCATAACAAATATTACCAACATTGTACGATTTCGAAATGATTTAAAAATTGTAATTCTAGACGATCATTCTAAAATATTTTTATTACCCAATCGTTTCGAAAAATGGTATCCAAAAGACACTAAAATATCTCTTATTCCTATTGGGAATGTATCTGGGGTTCATTCACAAAATTTATTTTACCCACTTCAAGATGACAATTTAACTTTAGGTTACCGAACAAGTAGTAGCAATCATGTTGCTGAAGATGGCATTGTTGTAATTAAACATCAAGAAGGCGATTTACTCTTAATGGAATGTTGGGATTAA
- a CDS encoding DUF4249 domain-containing protein produces the protein MIKVIIKIATTFLILFFAIISLISCEDVVDIDLETAEPKLVIDASLKWQKGTLGNEQTIKLTTTTDFYENTIPFVTGATVFITNGNNDVFNFVEIPNSGEYFCPNFVSEINQNYTLTVIVNGETYTASETLLAAPTIDSVEQDNEGGFTGDEIEVKFFYDDVPFENNFYLIQFNTSITALPEYDVISDEFFQGNQMFGLYTNEDLEAGNEVTFTLHGISETYYNYMNILLGVAATNGGSPFQTPPATVRGNIINQTNFDNYALGFFRLSETDTMTYTVE, from the coding sequence ATGATAAAAGTTATAATTAAAATAGCGACTACATTTTTAATTCTTTTCTTCGCAATTATAAGTTTAATTAGTTGTGAAGATGTTGTAGATATTGATTTAGAAACTGCTGAACCAAAATTAGTGATTGATGCCTCGTTAAAATGGCAAAAAGGAACATTAGGAAATGAACAAACTATAAAATTGACAACCACGACTGATTTTTATGAAAATACAATTCCTTTTGTAACTGGAGCTACCGTTTTTATAACTAATGGAAATAATGATGTGTTTAATTTTGTGGAAATTCCTAATTCTGGAGAATATTTTTGTCCAAATTTTGTGTCTGAAATTAATCAAAATTATACTTTAACTGTAATTGTAAATGGTGAAACGTACACAGCTTCAGAAACTTTACTTGCAGCTCCAACTATAGATTCTGTAGAACAAGACAACGAGGGTGGTTTTACAGGTGATGAAATTGAAGTCAAGTTTTTCTATGACGATGTTCCCTTTGAAAATAATTTTTATCTTATTCAATTCAATACTTCAATTACAGCTTTACCAGAATATGATGTTATTTCAGATGAGTTCTTTCAAGGAAATCAAATGTTTGGGTTGTATACAAATGAAGATTTAGAAGCCGGAAATGAAGTTACTTTTACATTACATGGCATTTCTGAAACGTATTATAATTACATGAATATTTTACTTGGCGTTGCTGCAACAAATGGCGGAAGTCCATTTCAAACACCTCCAGCAACTGTAAGAGGAAATATTATCAATCAAACAAATTTTGACAATTACGCTCTAGGCTTTTTTAGGTTATCAGAAACAGATACCATGACTTATACAGTTGAATAA
- a CDS encoding TonB-dependent receptor: MFRKRKHFYIFILLFIINSSFSQDKFTLSGVVKDSLSGETLIGVNIIIPELQTGTTTNEYGFYSLTLPKGNYNLLVSYIGFSDIRSEINLNENIKLNFVLKENLEELEEVILTDNPYKVKVSTPEMSVNKITTASIKQMPVVLGETDVIKSILTLPGVTNAGEGQSGFNVRGGAADQNLVLLDEATLFNTSHLFGFFSVFNTDAIKDIKLYKGGIPARFGGRVASVLEIYQKDGNNSKFHMNGGIGLISSRLLAEGPIKKDKGSFLFAGRSSYAHLFLKLTDNKNSAYFYDLNTKLSYNFNENNSLYLSGYFGRDVFSLNESFVNTYGNSVFNLRWNHLFTDKLFSNLSLIYSDYYYGLTLDFVGFDWNSGIKNYNIKYDFKHYLNDKTKLYYGANAVYYDFNPGKIEPTDDSSGINPDQLAKKYAFEPSLYIDIEQKLSNKIALNYGFRFSKFYRLGNEEINLYENNKAVVFNEDFQIYEKATPIGTKQYGKNKIISQFGNLEPRFSIAYTLNENSSLKASYNRMAQYLHLISNTQSPTPLDVWAPSDDYLKPQILDQVALGYFQNIKNGDYSLEVETFYKKVKNRLDYIDGADLIANDDIEQVVLNGVARAYGLEILARKNNGKLNGWVSYTISRSEQKTEGRSEIETGINNGNWYKTGWDKLHNLSVTGMYKLNEKWSFGSIFTLQSGQPVTYPNGQYQYQGITVPTYGLRNENRLPTYHRLDISATLIPEKNKNRSWYGEWVFGIYNLYNRRNAASISFRQNQDSGNNEAVRLSIFGIVPSVTYNFKF, translated from the coding sequence ATGTTTAGAAAAAGAAAACATTTTTATATTTTCATTCTACTTTTTATCATAAATTCTTCATTTTCCCAAGATAAATTTACTCTTAGTGGTGTTGTGAAAGACAGTTTATCTGGCGAGACATTAATAGGTGTAAACATAATAATTCCAGAATTACAAACTGGAACAACTACAAATGAATATGGCTTTTATTCTTTAACACTTCCTAAAGGAAATTACAATTTATTAGTTAGCTATATAGGGTTTTCTGATATTCGTTCAGAAATCAATTTAAATGAAAACATTAAGTTAAATTTTGTCCTAAAAGAAAACCTTGAAGAACTTGAAGAAGTTATACTAACAGATAACCCTTACAAAGTGAAAGTTTCTACGCCAGAAATGAGTGTAAATAAAATTACAACTGCATCCATAAAACAAATGCCAGTTGTATTAGGAGAAACCGATGTAATAAAATCTATTTTAACGCTTCCGGGAGTTACAAATGCGGGTGAAGGTCAGTCGGGATTTAACGTACGTGGTGGTGCGGCTGATCAAAATTTGGTACTTTTAGATGAAGCCACACTTTTCAATACTTCACATTTATTTGGATTCTTTTCAGTATTCAATACCGATGCTATAAAAGATATCAAATTATATAAAGGTGGAATTCCGGCAAGATTTGGTGGTAGAGTTGCTTCAGTATTAGAGATTTATCAAAAAGACGGAAATAATTCGAAATTTCACATGAATGGAGGAATAGGATTAATTTCAAGTAGACTTTTAGCCGAAGGGCCAATCAAAAAAGATAAAGGTTCGTTTCTTTTTGCCGGAAGAAGTTCATATGCTCATTTATTCTTAAAATTAACTGATAATAAAAACTCTGCTTACTTCTACGATTTAAATACTAAACTAAGCTACAATTTCAATGAAAATAACAGTTTATATTTATCGGGTTATTTCGGTAGAGATGTTTTTAGTTTGAACGAAAGTTTTGTAAATACTTATGGTAATTCAGTATTTAACTTACGATGGAATCATTTATTTACTGATAAATTATTCTCTAACCTATCCTTAATTTACAGCGATTATTATTATGGATTGACTTTAGATTTTGTGGGATTTGATTGGAATAGTGGCATTAAAAATTACAACATTAAGTACGATTTTAAGCACTATTTGAATGATAAAACAAAACTATATTATGGAGCAAATGCAGTATATTATGACTTTAATCCTGGAAAAATAGAACCAACAGATGATTCTTCAGGTATTAATCCAGATCAATTGGCTAAAAAATACGCTTTCGAACCTTCTTTATATATCGATATTGAACAGAAGCTATCTAATAAAATCGCTTTAAACTATGGTTTTCGTTTTAGCAAATTTTACCGATTGGGTAATGAAGAAATAAATCTGTATGAAAACAATAAAGCTGTAGTTTTTAATGAAGACTTTCAAATCTATGAGAAAGCTACTCCTATTGGTACAAAACAATATGGTAAAAATAAAATTATTTCACAATTTGGAAACTTAGAGCCACGATTTTCAATTGCTTATACTTTAAATGAAAACAGTTCATTAAAAGCAAGTTACAATAGAATGGCACAATACCTTCATCTAATTTCTAATACACAATCTCCTACTCCACTAGATGTTTGGGCACCAAGTGATGATTATTTAAAACCACAAATTTTAGATCAAGTTGCCTTAGGGTATTTTCAAAATATTAAAAATGGAGATTATTCTCTAGAAGTTGAGACTTTTTATAAAAAAGTTAAAAACCGACTAGATTATATAGATGGTGCAGATTTAATTGCAAATGACGATATTGAACAAGTTGTGCTAAATGGCGTAGCTCGAGCTTATGGACTTGAAATTTTAGCCCGAAAAAACAATGGAAAATTAAATGGTTGGGTTTCTTATACTATTTCGCGTTCTGAACAAAAAACGGAAGGAAGATCTGAAATCGAAACAGGAATTAATAATGGTAATTGGTACAAAACAGGTTGGGATAAACTTCATAACCTTTCTGTAACTGGAATGTACAAACTCAACGAAAAATGGAGTTTTGGAAGTATTTTTACACTTCAAAGTGGACAACCTGTTACGTATCCTAATGGACAATACCAATACCAAGGCATAACTGTTCCTACGTATGGATTACGTAATGAAAACAGATTGCCTACTTATCATCGTTTAGACATTTCAGCAACATTAATTCCAGAAAAAAATAAGAATCGCAGTTGGTATGGCGAATGGGTTTTTGGAATTTATAATTTGTATAACAGACGAAATGCAGCATCTATAAGCTTTAGACAAAACCAAGATTCTGGCAATAATGAAGCAGTTCGACTTTCAATTTTCGGGATTGTTCCAAGTGTAACTTATAATTTTAAATTTTAA
- a CDS encoding NADP-dependent isocitrate dehydrogenase, producing MSNQTKIIYTITDEAPMLATHSFLPIVKAFSKPANITLETRDISLAGRILANFPEFLNDSQKIGDHLAELGQLATTPEANIIKLPNISASVPQLKEAIAELQSQGYNIPNFPEDPKTDEEKAIKTKYAKVLGSAVNPVLREGNSDRRAPKAVKNYAKAHPHSMGAWTSDSKSHVASMNDGDFYGTEKSVTVADAGSFSIEFTDANGNTIILKDSSALKAGEVIDSSVMNMNKLKSFIAEQVADAKAKSVLFSVHLKATMMKVSDPLLFGAFVEVYFKDVFAKYADLFAELGVDTKNGLGDVYAKIAGHPKQAEVEAALNAAIENGPALAMVNSDKGITNLHVPSDVIIDASMPAMIRNSGQMWNAAGKSQDTKAIIPDRCYAGVYDATINFCKANGALDPKTMGSVPNVGLMAQKAEEYGSHDKTFQMSANGTVNVKDANGNILMSQTVEAGDIFRMCQTKDAPIQDWVKLAVNRAKATGVPTIFWLDENRAHDRQIIEKVNLYLKNYDTTGLDIRIMNPVDATKFSLERIVKGQDTISVTGNVLRDYLTDLFPILEVGTSAKMLSIVPLMNGGGLFETGAGGSAPKHIEQFIEEGYLRWDSLGEFLALGVSFEHLGETFGNQKALILSETLDQATEKFLENDKSPARKIGSIDNRGSHFYLALYWANALANQDKDAELKATFTPIAEALNANEAKINEELIAAQGKPQAIGGYYHPNFELTDKAMRPSETFNTILAKLN from the coding sequence ATGTCAAATCAAACCAAAATTATTTATACGATTACAGACGAAGCTCCAATGTTGGCTACACATTCATTTTTGCCAATTGTTAAAGCTTTTTCCAAACCAGCTAATATTACCCTAGAAACTCGTGATATTTCGTTGGCGGGAAGAATATTAGCAAATTTTCCTGAGTTTTTGAATGACAGTCAAAAAATCGGTGACCATTTAGCAGAACTAGGCCAGCTAGCTACAACTCCTGAAGCTAATATTATTAAGTTGCCAAATATTTCTGCATCAGTTCCTCAATTAAAAGAAGCTATTGCAGAATTACAATCGCAAGGATACAATATCCCAAATTTTCCGGAAGATCCAAAAACAGATGAAGAAAAAGCTATTAAAACAAAATATGCTAAAGTTTTAGGTTCAGCTGTAAATCCCGTTTTACGTGAAGGAAACTCTGATAGAAGAGCTCCAAAAGCAGTTAAAAACTATGCAAAAGCTCATCCACATTCAATGGGAGCATGGACAAGTGATTCTAAATCTCATGTTGCAAGTATGAATGATGGAGATTTCTATGGAACTGAGAAATCGGTTACTGTGGCAGATGCTGGGAGTTTTTCAATTGAATTTACAGATGCCAACGGAAATACAATAATTTTAAAAGACAGTTCTGCATTAAAAGCAGGAGAAGTTATCGATTCGTCGGTAATGAATATGAACAAATTAAAATCTTTCATTGCTGAACAAGTTGCTGATGCTAAAGCAAAAAGTGTATTATTTTCTGTACACTTAAAAGCAACTATGATGAAAGTTTCTGATCCATTATTATTTGGTGCTTTCGTTGAAGTGTATTTTAAAGATGTATTTGCTAAATATGCAGATTTATTTGCTGAACTTGGCGTAGATACTAAAAATGGTTTAGGTGATGTTTATGCAAAGATTGCAGGACACCCTAAACAAGCTGAAGTTGAAGCAGCTTTAAATGCTGCAATTGAAAACGGACCAGCTTTAGCGATGGTAAATTCTGATAAAGGAATTACAAACTTACACGTGCCTTCAGATGTAATCATTGATGCCTCAATGCCAGCAATGATTCGTAATTCTGGACAAATGTGGAACGCAGCAGGTAAATCTCAAGATACAAAAGCAATTATTCCAGACAGATGTTATGCTGGTGTTTATGATGCAACAATAAATTTCTGTAAAGCTAACGGAGCTTTAGATCCAAAAACAATGGGAAGTGTTCCTAACGTAGGTTTAATGGCTCAAAAAGCTGAAGAATATGGTTCGCATGACAAAACTTTCCAAATGTCAGCAAATGGAACAGTTAATGTGAAAGATGCAAACGGAAATATCTTAATGAGTCAAACGGTTGAAGCTGGAGATATTTTCAGAATGTGTCAAACGAAAGATGCACCAATTCAAGATTGGGTAAAATTAGCAGTAAACAGAGCCAAAGCTACTGGAGTTCCTACAATTTTTTGGTTAGATGAAAACAGAGCTCATGATAGACAAATCATCGAAAAAGTAAATCTGTATCTTAAAAATTACGATACAACTGGATTAGATATTCGTATTATGAATCCTGTTGATGCTACTAAATTCTCATTAGAAAGAATCGTTAAAGGTCAAGATACAATTTCAGTTACTGGTAACGTTTTACGTGATTACTTAACCGATTTATTCCCAATTTTAGAAGTGGGAACATCAGCTAAAATGTTATCAATCGTTCCATTAATGAATGGCGGTGGATTATTTGAAACTGGCGCAGGTGGATCAGCTCCAAAACACATTGAACAATTTATTGAAGAAGGCTATCTACGTTGGGATTCATTAGGAGAGTTTTTAGCATTAGGTGTTTCCTTCGAACATTTAGGTGAAACTTTTGGTAATCAAAAAGCTTTAATTTTATCAGAAACATTAGATCAAGCGACTGAAAAATTCTTAGAAAACGATAAATCGCCTGCTCGTAAAATTGGAAGTATAGACAATAGAGGTTCGCATTTCTATTTAGCGTTATATTGGGCAAATGCATTAGCAAATCAAGATAAAGATGCTGAATTAAAAGCTACCTTTACTCCTATTGCTGAAGCTTTAAATGCGAATGAAGCAAAAATCAATGAAGAGTTAATTGCTGCTCAAGGTAAACCTCAAGCTATTGGTGGTTACTATCACCCTAACTTTGAGTTAACTGACAAAGCAATGCGTCCAAGCGAAACTTTTAATACAATCTTAGCAAAATTAAACTAA